Genomic DNA from Acidaminococcales bacterium:
TTTCCAGCGTCCGGCAGATCTCGACGATTTTATTCTCCGTCATGCCCATTACCGCCGCCATAGCGCCATCGCCAACGGGAACGGCTTCCTGCATCAGCCGGCCGCGCTCGCGGACAACCCGCGCCGCGTCGGCAAAACTTATAACGCCGGCCGCCACCAGCGCGGAATATTCACCAAGGCTGTGCCCGGCGGCCATGTCCGGCCTGACGCCCTTTTCGTTCAAAACGGCACACAAGGCGGCGCTTACGGTCAAAATAGCCGGCTGGGTATTGACGGTCAAACGCAACTCTTCTTCCGGCCCCTTGAAACAAAGTTCGCTTACAGCAAACCCAAGAGCCTCGTCCGCTTGCGCAAATATTTCGCGCGCGGCGGAGAAGCTATCGTAAACATCCTTTCCCATGCCGGCGTATTGTGCGCCCTGCCCCGGGAAGATAAACGCTAAAGACATTTTTCTTTTCCTTTCAAATTGCCGTTGAATTTGCTGCCGTCCTCGAATACGCGCGGCAGGGCAACAATCATGTTTTGTATTATTTCGCGCACGCTTTTTATTTCTTTTACCATCCCGGACGACTGGCCGGCCATGACCGAACCAAACAGCACATCGCCGTCGCGGGCCGCAGCTTTCAGCTTGCCGGCGCCAAAGGTTTCCAATTCTTCCGCGTTGACGCCGGCTTTTTCCATTTCGGCGAATTTTCTTGTCAGCATGTTTTCCAGTACCCTGACCGGATGGCCCGTGCTTGTCCCCGTAATGACCGACGTCCGGTCTTTGGCCTTGAGAATGGCTTTCTTATAGTTTTCATGCGCGATACATTCATCGGATGCGACAAAGCGAGTGCCGATCTGTACGCCCTCCGCGCCGAGGCACAATGCCGCCGCCAAGCCGCGCGCGTCGCTTATGCCTCCAGCGGCGATAACCGGGATGTCCACGGCGTCCACTACCTGCGGTATCAGGCACATAGTAGTTACCGTCCCGATATGCCCCCCGCTTTCATGGCCTTCAGCAATCAGGGCATCCACCCCCGAACGCGCGAGCCGGGTCGCCAAGGCGACGGACGCCACAACCGGCACGACTTTTGTTCCGATTTTTTTGAGGGCGGGAATGTATTCAGCCGGATTGCCGGCGCCTGTCGTAATAACTTTTACTTTTTCTGCCAGTACCACTTGCATTACATCTTTCACAAAAGGAGAACGCAACATAATGTTAACGCCGAACGGTTTCAATGTCAGCTTTTTGGCTTTTTGTATTTCCTCGCGCAAGACCGCCGCCGGCATATGCCCGGCACCGATGATCCCCAGCCCGCCGGCATTGGAAACGGCGGCCGCCAGTTCGCTTGTCGCTACCCAAGCCATACCGCCCTGGACAATGGGATATTTTATTTCAAAAAGTTTGCAGACGCGGTTTTCATACACTTAGCATTACTTCCTTCCTGATTAAACACTCGGTTAAGGAAACACCCAACAATCCCGCTTGCGGGGCACTGCGTCGAAAGACTTTTTCGCCCGGCATAACGGCAACAGTTTCCGCCGCCACAGACGCACAAAAAGCTACTGCCTGCATCCTCTGCGAAGGCGGGCGCCGAATTTGCGATATAAGGCGAAGCCCCTGCCCCAAACGGGAAAATGTTCGCGGCAGTGCCGCCGTGCATTATCAGAGGTTGCCTTCAATAGACCATTTGAGGAGGCAACCCGCCCAGGTCAGCCCGGTGCCAAAGCCAATCAGCAAAACATTGTTTCCTTTATGGACAAGGCCGTTCTCCCACGCCTCGGCCAGCGCTATCGGCACGGAAGCGGCGGAAGTATTGCCGTATCTTTCGACATTTACATAAAATTTTTCTATCGGAAGCCCCAGCCTTTTGGCCGCTGATTTTATTATGCGGCCGTTCGCCTGGTGCGGTATGACGATATCAATGTCGCCGACCGCGATACCCGTCCCTTTGAGTACGTCAAATGCTACTTTCGGCACAATGCGCGAAGCAAATTTAAATACTTCGCTCCCGTCCATATGTATAGCGTGAAGATTGTTGGCGACCGTTTCCGCCGTGGCGGGCATACGCGACCCGCCTGCCGGCATTTTTATAAAATTGCCGCCCGCCCCATCGGAACCAATTACGCTGTTAATGTAACCATAGCCGTCAGGCGCCTCGCCGATAACGGCCGCCCCCGCGCCGTCGGCGAAAAGGACACAGGTATTGCGGTCTTTCCAGTTTAATATCCTGGAAAGGGTTTCCGCGCCGATTACAAGGATTTTTTTGTGCGCGCCGGCGTTTACCATCTGACAGGCAACCGAAAGGCCGTACACAAAACCTGAACAGCCTGCCGACAAATCAAACGCGCCCGCGTTTACGGCGCCGATCCTGTACTGCACAATACAAGCGGTGGAAGGAAAGAGCGTGTCAGGCGAAAGGGTACATACTATCACCAGGTCAATCTCGTCCGCTTTTACGCCGGCCCTGTCCAGCGCCTTTTGGCCGGCGGCAAGAGACATGTCCGAAGTCGCTTGGCCGGGGGCCGCTATGCGCCGTTCTTTTATGCCTGTACGTTCCGTAATCCATTTGTCGCTGGTGTCAACCATTTTTTCAAGATCCTGATTTGTCAGGACGTTATCGGGAACGCTGTAGGCAACGCCAAGCACCCCGGCTTGTTTGAATTGTCGCATATTATGCTTCTTTCGCCTCCACGATGGCTGTTTTTATATGTTCGAGGAGATTGTTGTTGTTAAATTCAATAGCCACTCTCACGGCGTTGCGAATGTCACGCGCCTTAGAGCTGCCGTGGCATATTATGAAAGTGCCGTTGACGCCAAGCAAGGGAGCGCCGCCATATTCGGCAACGTCAATTTTTTTCCTGAGCGCACGCAAGGCCGGGAACATCAGCAGAGCCGCTATTTTGGTCAAAATTCCGCCCCGCTTTATTGTCTCCCGTAAAAGCTGCATAATGACGACCGCCAGCCCTTCGGCGAATTTCAACAGGATATTGCCGACAAAACCGTCGCAGACAACGACATCCACTTTGCCGTTGGTAACGTCCCGCCCTTCGGCGTTGCCGATAAAATTGACGCTTTTCAACCGCCGCAGCAATGGATATGTAGCTTGCGCCTGTTCGTTGCCCTTCGTTTCTTCCTCGCCTATGTTAAGCAGCCCCACGCGCGGATTCTTTATCTGCAGCACATGCCTGGCGTAAAGCGATCCCATAATAGCCGCCTGTGCCATGTGCTGCGGTTTGCTGTCAACATTCGCGCCGGAATCGACGACTACTGTTGTGCCGCTTTTATTGGGTATGGGCGTCGCGATGACCGGGCGCTCAATGCCGGCTATCCGCCCCAGGCCCAAAAGCGCGGCGGCAACCGCCGCCCCCGTGCTTCCGGGGGAAATGACCGCCTGGCATTTGCCTTCTTTCAAAAGTTTGGTCGCCAAGACGACGGAAGCGTTCTTTTTTTTGCGTACGGCAACACTCGGGTACTCATGCATGTCAATGACTTCGTCGGCATGGCAGATGGAAATCTTTGAACGCGTCAGCGCGTGTGTTTTTTTTTCGTCAAGAATATTTTCGATCTCTTTTTCATCGCCAACTAAAATTACTTTGCAGCCAAAATCATTCACGGCATCAATCGTTCCCTGCATTATTTCGCTTGGGCCGTAGTCCGTGCCCATAACATCGACCGCTATTTTCATTTTGCGTTGCCCTCTCCGCCGGCCAAAGACAGCACTATAAATTTTGCCCTGAATACTTCATGTTCGTCGTTTCTGATTTTTACCCAGATGAAATATTTATTGCCGCGCTTACGTATAACTTGGGCTTTGGCGACAAGCCGGTCGTCGCCGTAGGCCGGTTTCAGGTATTTTATGTTCGCGACACCCGTCAGGGCCGCCGGCGCGTCGATTACGGCCAAGGCAAGCGTATTGGCCTGCGCGAACATGTAGTGCCCCCTGACTGCCCCACCTTTGCTTACGGTCATGTCCGGGCTTACGCGCATCACCGAAATGCCGCTTGCCCCCGGCTCCATGTCAATAAGTTCGCCAACTATGTCGCGGCTGTCAACAGCTTTCAGTTTCACCTGGGCACGAGCCGCCATTGCCTTCACGCGTTCGCGCAATTCCGGAATGGCGAGGCATATCCTGTCAAGCCTTATTGTCTGTACGCTTACTGACAATTCGGCGGCAAGCTGTTCATCGGTATAAAATGGATTGTTCTGCAAGATTTCCCGCAAAAGCTCCTGTCGCCGGACTTTTTTCGCCTGTTTCACAAATCATCACCCGGTATTATTACTTGCTGCTAATATAATGCTAATTATAATAAGAGACAATTTAAATGTCAACAAAAACCAAAACGGCCACAAGTTTTTCGTTTAATTATCTAAGCAACCGCTGATTAATTGCCGACCTGCCCGTAAAATTGTATGGCGCATAGCAATTCAGTCCAATAATTATAAAGCAAGGTGTAACGCAGAAAATATTGCGGCATGGCGGACACCAAGCCGTCCGTTCCCGGCAAAATGCCCGCCAACTCCCGCTTCATGGTTGCCCTGGCCTGTTCTATGGGGTTCAAGTCAGGCGAATGTGCCGGCAAAAACAGGACGCGCGCCCCTTGCCTCCTCGCCAATTCCTTGAGCTTCTTCTTTCGGTGGAAGGCCGCCCTGTCCAAGATCGCAGATCTTGCGCGAAGGTCGACCTCTTCTTGCCGCTTGCTCCGGTCGCAATAGGTCGCCGCCGCAATCCCGAATACTTCTTTCAGCTCGGCGAAGCAAAATTAAGGAACAAAAAACCGTATGTTTGCCTCTAACCTGCCCGGCGCGAAAAGGCTACCTCTCGCCGCCTTTTCGGGAAACGGCTGCGGCCGCCCTCTCAATTTCTCTCCTAGCGTCTTTTTCCGCCTGATCGCTGCGCTTGTCGTACAATTTTTTGCCGGTAGCCAGCCCCACCGCCACCTTTACCTTGCCCCGGCGCATATACAATCTCAACGGTACCAGCGTGTACCCTTTTTCCCTTACCTTGCCAATCAGTTTGTTTATTTCCGCCCGGTGCAGCAACAGCTTGCGCGTCCGCAAAGGGTCGTGGTTAAAACGGTTGCCTTCTTCATAAGGGCTTATGTGCAAGTTGTAAAGATACACTTGCGCGCTTTTGTCTACTTGCGCGTAGCTGTCCCGCAGGTTGGCCTTGCCGGCGCGCAGCGATTTTACCTCCGTGCCGGTAAGCGCAATGCCCGCTTCATAGGTGTCGTGTATAAAATAGTCGTGCCTGGCTTTACGGTTTTCCACCAATATTTTTATATCGTCCGCCGTTTTCATCGTCATTGCCTTCTTTGGGCGGGTTTTTTGCTTGCCGCCGCAGAGCCGGATTGGCCGGCGCCCGCTTTTTTTTCTCCGCTTTTGGTTTTTTTGCCGCCATTTTTTTTGCCGGCCGTTTTATAAGCGCGCAAGCGCTCCAATGCAGCATCCCGCTCCGCCAGTTTACGTCCGGGCAGCACGAAATCGACCGTCCGGCCGGCGGCGCTTGCTTGCAATACCTCCACGCTTATCGGATCGCCCAGCCGATAGACCTTGCCCGACCCTTCCCCGACAAGACGGTATTCGCTATCAATGAAAACATAATAGTCATCCGTCAGGGCGGACACATGCAGCAACCCTTCCACGCCGCTTTCCAGTTCCACAAAAAGGCCGTAAGAAGTAACTCCGCTTATGTGTCCGGGGAAAACCTCGCCAATATGCTCACGCATGTATTCCGCTTTTTTAAGATCCTCCACCGCCCGTTCAGCCGCTTCCGCGACCCGTTCGCGGCGGGAGGAATGAACGGCGATTTCCGGCAGAGATTTTTCCAGTTTTTCCCGCCTTTTCGCGGCCAATTTGCGTTTCAGGGTTTCCTTGAGCAGCCTGTGTATGACAAGGTCAGGATACCGCCGTATGGGCGATGTGAAATGGGTGTAGTATTTGGAAGCCAGTCCAAAATGGCCGCTGTTTTCCGCGCCATACTCAGCTTGTTTCAAGGAGCGCAGCATAACCTTCGCTATGAGTTTTTCCTCGCTTTTGCCCGCTATCTTGCGCAAAATTTTCTGCAAGTCGCTTGGCGAAACTTTTTTCGCACGCGTAAGCCTTAAGCCAAAGGTTGCGAGCAACCCGGCCAGCGCCGCCATCTTTTCCTCATCCGGCTGCTCGTGCACACGGTAGATTGCCGGTATCCGCCGTTCAAAAAGGTGTCTTGCCACGGTTTCGTTGGCTTTAAGCATGAATTCTTCAATAATTCTTTCCGCCGCCGTGCGTTTGACTAATTTTACTTCCGTTGGCCGCCCGTTGGCGTCCAGCCTAATCTTTTGCTCGGGAAAATCAAAATCCACCGCGCCGCGCTCCATACGTTTTTCATGCAAGAGCGCGCTCAAAGCGTCCATTTTCCGCAACATGCCGAAAAGGCGCGGTTCCATGCCCGCCGGCGGCGCCCCCTCCCGCAACGCTTCCCTTACCGCGCTGTACGATAGGCGCTTGCGCACTTTTATCACCGCAGGAAACAATTCGTAATCTGTTATCTGCGCCTGCCCGTTTATTTTCATCTCGCACGCCATAGCCAGCCTCGGCTCATCGGCGTTGAGGCTGCACAGGCCATTGCTCAGGCGCTCGGGCAGCATAGGCAGGACACGGTCGGCCAGGTACACGCTGGTAGCGCGCTCGCGCGCCTCTTTGTCCAGCGGGGAATCTTCCTGCACATAATAGCTGACGTCGGCTATATAAACGCCTAGCAGCCAGCTTCCGTCAGCTATTTCCTCCAGCCTTACAGCGTCGTCCAGATCCTTGGCGTCGTCTGAGTCAATGGTTACGATCAGGCGGTCGCAGAGATCGCGCCTTTTGGCAAACTCCGTCTCCTCTACGGCTGAATTTGCCTTATCGGCATCTTCCAGCACTTTTTTCGGAAAAGCGGTCGCCAAGCCATGCTGTTTTATGATCGCGAGCACGTCAAGCCCTTTGTCGCCCTGGTCTCCCAGCACCTCCACGATGCGGCCTTCGGCGTTTTTGCCATCCTGCGGCCAAACAATGAATTCCGCCACTACCTTCTGCCCGTCTTTGGCGCCGCCAAAATTCTTTTTCGCGATAAAAACGTCCTGCGTTATCTTTTTGTCATCCGGCGCAACAAACGCGAAAGAGCCGCGTTGGACGAAATTGCCGACAACGGTAGTGTTTGCCCGTTTAAGTATCCTGACGATCTCGCCTTCCGGCTTGCGGCCGTGTGACCGGCCGCTGACGCGCGCAATCACGCGATCGCCGTTCATCGCGTCCGAAAGGCCGCCGGGCGCAATAAAGATGTCCTCCATTTCTTTGCGTTCCGGCAGGACAAAACCAAAGCCTTTGCTATTTAAAGATAATGACCCAACCACCAAATTCATTTTTTCCGGCAACCCGTAAGTGCCAAAGCGCGTACGCACTATCCGCCCGGCGTCAAGCAGTTCTTTGACGGCCGCCCAAAACAGCTTTAAGTCTGCCCCGGCAAACTCGGGGCTTTCCAATATCTCTTCTTCCGGCATGGGCCTATAGGCTGATTTTTCCATTAATTCCAGCAATTTGCGTTCAATGTCGTTTTTCTTCATGCCAATATGATTTTCCCTTTTGCTTCGGCGGCCAGCGACCCGCCCGAAAGAAAAATTTCCCCTTTCATTTCATACAGCCGCCCTTTCCTTTTGAGGACGGAAGATTCCGCTTTCAGCGGCTGACCGATAGGCGCAGCCTGCCGGTAGCGCAGTTGCAGCCTGGCGGTAAAAGCTTTCTGCCCGGTCAATTCATAAACATAGTCGCCCATAACCTCGTCAAGCAAAGCGGCTATTATACCGCCGTGCACCATTCCATCATATCCCTGGTGCTCGCGCCTCGGCGTGAAAACGGCGCTGTATATTCCCTGTTCAAGGGTAAACTCCAATTTGAG
This window encodes:
- the rnr gene encoding ribonuclease R; the encoded protein is MKKNDIERKLLELMEKSAYRPMPEEEILESPEFAGADLKLFWAAVKELLDAGRIVRTRFGTYGLPEKMNLVVGSLSLNSKGFGFVLPERKEMEDIFIAPGGLSDAMNGDRVIARVSGRSHGRKPEGEIVRILKRANTTVVGNFVQRGSFAFVAPDDKKITQDVFIAKKNFGGAKDGQKVVAEFIVWPQDGKNAEGRIVEVLGDQGDKGLDVLAIIKQHGLATAFPKKVLEDADKANSAVEETEFAKRRDLCDRLIVTIDSDDAKDLDDAVRLEEIADGSWLLGVYIADVSYYVQEDSPLDKEARERATSVYLADRVLPMLPERLSNGLCSLNADEPRLAMACEMKINGQAQITDYELFPAVIKVRKRLSYSAVREALREGAPPAGMEPRLFGMLRKMDALSALLHEKRMERGAVDFDFPEQKIRLDANGRPTEVKLVKRTAAERIIEEFMLKANETVARHLFERRIPAIYRVHEQPDEEKMAALAGLLATFGLRLTRAKKVSPSDLQKILRKIAGKSEEKLIAKVMLRSLKQAEYGAENSGHFGLASKYYTHFTSPIRRYPDLVIHRLLKETLKRKLAAKRREKLEKSLPEIAVHSSRRERVAEAAERAVEDLKKAEYMREHIGEVFPGHISGVTSYGLFVELESGVEGLLHVSALTDDYYVFIDSEYRLVGEGSGKVYRLGDPISVEVLQASAAGRTVDFVLPGRKLAERDAALERLRAYKTAGKKNGGKKTKSGEKKAGAGQSGSAAASKKPAQRRQ
- a CDS encoding PaaI family thioesterase — translated: MREEYPWCFGCGRDNPAGLKLEFTLEQGIYSAVFTPRREHQGYDGMVHGGIIAALLDEVMGDYVYELTGQKAFTARLQLRYRQAAPIGQPLKAESSVLKRKGRLYEMKGEIFLSGGSLAAEAKGKIILA
- the fapR gene encoding transcription factor FapR; translation: MKQAKKVRRQELLREILQNNPFYTDEQLAAELSVSVQTIRLDRICLAIPELRERVKAMAARAQVKLKAVDSRDIVGELIDMEPGASGISVMRVSPDMTVSKGGAVRGHYMFAQANTLALAVIDAPAALTGVANIKYLKPAYGDDRLVAKAQVIRKRGNKYFIWVKIRNDEHEVFRAKFIVLSLAGGEGNAK
- the smpB gene encoding SsrA-binding protein SmpB → MKTADDIKILVENRKARHDYFIHDTYEAGIALTGTEVKSLRAGKANLRDSYAQVDKSAQVYLYNLHISPYEEGNRFNHDPLRTRKLLLHRAEINKLIGKVREKGYTLVPLRLYMRRGKVKVAVGLATGKKLYDKRSDQAEKDARREIERAAAAVSRKGGER
- a CDS encoding ketoacyl-ACP synthase III — its product is MRQFKQAGVLGVAYSVPDNVLTNQDLEKMVDTSDKWITERTGIKERRIAAPGQATSDMSLAAGQKALDRAGVKADEIDLVIVCTLSPDTLFPSTACIVQYRIGAVNAGAFDLSAGCSGFVYGLSVACQMVNAGAHKKILVIGAETLSRILNWKDRNTCVLFADGAGAAVIGEAPDGYGYINSVIGSDGAGGNFIKMPAGGSRMPATAETVANNLHAIHMDGSEVFKFASRIVPKVAFDVLKGTGIAVGDIDIVIPHQANGRIIKSAAKRLGLPIEKFYVNVERYGNTSAASVPIALAEAWENGLVHKGNNVLLIGFGTGLTWAGCLLKWSIEGNL
- a CDS encoding transposase; amino-acid sequence: MDRAAFHRKKKLKELARRQGARVLFLPAHSPDLNPIEQARATMKRELAGILPGTDGLVSAMPQYFLRYTLLYNYWTELLCAIQFYGQVGN
- the fabK gene encoding enoyl-[acyl-carrier-protein] reductase FabK translates to MYENRVCKLFEIKYPIVQGGMAWVATSELAAAVSNAGGLGIIGAGHMPAAVLREEIQKAKKLTLKPFGVNIMLRSPFVKDVMQVVLAEKVKVITTGAGNPAEYIPALKKIGTKVVPVVASVALATRLARSGVDALIAEGHESGGHIGTVTTMCLIPQVVDAVDIPVIAAGGISDARGLAAALCLGAEGVQIGTRFVASDECIAHENYKKAILKAKDRTSVITGTSTGHPVRVLENMLTRKFAEMEKAGVNAEELETFGAGKLKAAARDGDVLFGSVMAGQSSGMVKEIKSVREIIQNMIVALPRVFEDGSKFNGNLKGKEKCL
- the plsX gene encoding phosphate acyltransferase PlsX, translated to MKIAVDVMGTDYGPSEIMQGTIDAVNDFGCKVILVGDEKEIENILDEKKTHALTRSKISICHADEVIDMHEYPSVAVRKKKNASVVLATKLLKEGKCQAVISPGSTGAAVAAALLGLGRIAGIERPVIATPIPNKSGTTVVVDSGANVDSKPQHMAQAAIMGSLYARHVLQIKNPRVGLLNIGEEETKGNEQAQATYPLLRRLKSVNFIGNAEGRDVTNGKVDVVVCDGFVGNILLKFAEGLAVVIMQLLRETIKRGGILTKIAALLMFPALRALRKKIDVAEYGGAPLLGVNGTFIICHGSSKARDIRNAVRVAIEFNNNNLLEHIKTAIVEAKEA